One Gloeobacter morelensis MG652769 DNA window includes the following coding sequences:
- a CDS encoding TIGR03032 family protein — translation MTTSNTNTANTADAANASAGEAPVTFVHSPSFAELLDRLGVTLALTTYQAGKLCFISTYQNRLRLLMRTYNKAMGLFPHDQGMVLATRNQIWSFVKAPQLLAAHYPDRDYDNLYLPQCSFVTGDVAAHDVFLVDGEIHLVNTLFSCLARVSQTRSFVPTWKPSFISRLAPEDRCHFNSVALDSGKPRYAVALGATDYAAGWRADKNNGGCAIDIASNEVIYKGFAMPHSPRLYQRQLWVLNSGRGELGTLDVQAGKWQSIVQLPGFLRGLGIWGWYAFVGLSKVREKATFGGTPIDNSGSLQCGVQVVNLKTGTVEAWLTFDTGIEEIYDVQLINGCRHPFVLGFQKEDINRVFNYQNL, via the coding sequence ATGACCACAAGCAATACGAACACCGCCAACACCGCCGATGCCGCCAACGCCAGTGCCGGTGAGGCTCCAGTCACCTTCGTCCATTCCCCGAGTTTTGCAGAATTGCTCGACCGGCTCGGCGTCACCCTGGCCCTCACCACCTACCAGGCGGGCAAGCTCTGTTTTATCAGTACTTATCAAAACCGATTGCGCCTGTTGATGCGCACCTACAACAAGGCGATGGGCCTGTTCCCCCACGATCAGGGCATGGTGCTCGCCACGCGCAACCAGATCTGGTCGTTTGTCAAAGCCCCCCAACTGCTCGCCGCTCACTATCCCGACCGTGACTACGACAATCTCTACTTGCCGCAGTGCTCGTTTGTGACCGGCGATGTCGCCGCCCACGACGTGTTTTTGGTGGACGGCGAAATTCATCTGGTCAATACGCTGTTTTCTTGTCTGGCGCGCGTCAGCCAGACCCGCAGCTTTGTGCCTACCTGGAAACCCAGCTTTATCAGCCGTCTGGCGCCGGAGGACCGCTGCCACTTCAACAGCGTCGCCCTTGATAGCGGCAAACCGCGCTATGCCGTCGCCTTGGGGGCAACCGACTACGCCGCCGGTTGGCGGGCCGACAAAAATAACGGCGGCTGCGCCATCGATATTGCGAGCAACGAGGTGATTTACAAGGGATTTGCCATGCCCCACTCGCCCAGGCTCTACCAGCGCCAACTATGGGTGCTCAACTCCGGGCGGGGGGAACTGGGTACCCTCGATGTCCAGGCGGGCAAATGGCAGTCGATTGTGCAGTTGCCGGGTTTTTTGCGGGGTCTGGGCATCTGGGGCTGGTACGCCTTCGTCGGTCTATCGAAAGTGCGCGAGAAGGCCACTTTCGGCGGCACGCCCATCGACAACAGCGGCAGCCTCCAGTGCGGCGTGCAGGTGGTCAATCTCAAGACGGGCACCGTCGAAGCCTGGCTCACCTTCGACACCGGTATCGAAGAAATCTACGACGTGCAGCTCATCAACGGCTGCCGCCACCCGTTCGTCCTCGGCTTCCAAAAAGAGGACATCAACCGGGTCTTCAACTACCAGAACCTGTGA